Below is a window of Aerosakkonema funiforme FACHB-1375 DNA.
ATTTACTCACCGATGCGTTGTTAGAAGATCCTCATATAGCTCCGTTTTTAAAAGCGAATATTCCGGGCAAAGAGAACGGGTTTGATATTGAAGGATTAGCTGTTTATAAGGAGAAAATTTTTCTCGGTTTGCGTGGCCCAGTGCTGCGCGGTTGGGCGATCGTCCTGGAAATCCAGGTAGAAGAAAGCGCTCCCAATACTTTGAAACTAAAAAAAGTAGATGGAAAGCTATACAAAAAACATTTTCTTGACCTTTCTGGGTTAGGAATTCGCGACTTGCGTGTCGATGGCGAAGATTTGTTGATTTTAGCGGGGCCAACAATGGATATAGATGGCCCGGTGAAGCTTTACCGCTGGCAAAATGGCGTAAATGTATCTGACGATGTGCTGTCAAAACCGAAAGCAATTTTAGATATTCCTTTTGGCGATCGCGAAGATCATGCTGAGGGAATAGCGTTTATTTCTAACCCTGAAAAGCCAAAATCGCTGCTTGTGGTTTACGATTCGCCAGCTAAGAAAACAAGACTTCAGGGAGATGACGGCGTTTTAGCTGATATCTTTCAGCTTTAAAAGTCCCGGTTGAATAGCCATAGTTAAATTAGGTACGTAGTTGCGCTTTAGCGCCCTTATCCGGAGCGAAGACAGCGCAACTACATACCTAAGATATTTTATTATCGCTGAAGTTTAAATTATTGGGAATTGCTACCATACTGGAGTTTAGACATCCCACCTGTGGTGCGATGTCTAAACTCCAGTATGGTAGCAGAGTGACAGTTGTGGTAACAAAAGGTATAAGGTATAATCTGTCTTGTGCTGCTCTTTTAGTCGAATTATTGAGATTGATTCCTAATCAGCCTCTGAATTATCAAGGATTTGGCCAAAAACCTGCTGAACCAAGCCTTGACTAACAAAAACTTGCCAAAAGCAGCCAGAAGAGCAATATCTTTTTAATAAAAAATAATATAGCTCAATTCAAGAGTTGTACTAAGGAGTAATTTCAATGACGGTTTTTTATGTTTATCTCACAAAGCAGTGTAGCGATGATGCTACTAATCATGGGGTCATCGAAGATATTAAAAAGTTTGCTGAAAAGCTAGAAAAAGATCAAAGTACAAGAGGACTCGATCCATTTCCGAAACCATATTGGAAAAAAGCAGTGGCAAAAGGTCGTATTGTTATTGAAGAGTATCCTCTGAATGAAGAAGATATCATCCTGCTGTGTCTATCCCGATATTTTGTGCGAGGGGATCGAGAATATGAACTTTTTTGTGAAGATCCAGAAAAATTTGGGAATAAAAACAAGATTTCTGAATCTGAAGTAAAGGAAATTATTGAGCAAAGAAAACAGCAACCAATTACTCCCAAACAAGATCTGTCGCATATTGAGCTTCAGTATCTTCAATCGACATCAAGCCATCATTTGACTGATGACGTTGTATTTTTAGAAAGTTATGACTGGGTTGAGCGTATATCTCAGGAGGATATCAAAGATTATCTTTTACGCTATTACGACTTAATCTTTAATAGTTTAATTTCTAAGATTGCAGACGGAGAATGGACATCCGAGGGAGATTTGGTCGAAGACTCCAAGAATTCTAAAATTAAAATTCTATATCGGTATTTTCCAGAACACAGGAGAATATTATTAATATCTCCCCTAAACGCAAATAACAATAACGATCAAGAAGAGTTACGAGAAAAGTATAAAGATATTTTAGGTAATTCACAAGTAGAACTTGAAAAAATTGTCCGTCGGAGTCGCCGTGCCTACCCTTCGCTCATTACATATTTTGACGATACCTGGATGCAAGTTCAGAAAAGTGCTGAGGCTAATTTGGCCTTGTCACCCGAAGAAGAGAGTATTCTGGAACTAATATCAAATTCTGGTTCTGGAAGTTTGAAATATCCATTATTTATCAATGGACGACCAGGTAGCGGTAAATCAACGATCCTCCAGTATCTATTTAGTGAGCATTTAACTCAGTACCTCAAAATCAGTGATAGCAATTCATTACCGAATCCACCGTTATACCTAACCTATAGTACTCCTCTTCTGAAGCAAGCTCGCTCATGTGTAGAAAATATTTTAAAATGTGGTGCAAAACATATTGAGGATGGATATAACCTACAAGACAATCAGAAACTGGAACATATATTACAGCAAAGTTTCCGTGATTTTCATAAATTTTTGCTTGAACAACTTCCTGTTCAATTGAAGGAGAATTTTGTGCCTGCCAACTATATTAACTTTGAGCGGTTCCGCAAAGAATGGGATATTAAGCGAAAATCACACCCTGAGTCCAAAGTGCGTAAGATTAGTTCAGAGCTTGCATGGCACGCAATACGAACATTTATCAAAGGTATGCAAAACGAGTCTGGTGCGGAAATCGATCCGGAGTTTTATGAATTTGAATTGGATCGTGATGCAAAATCTATCTCCGATAAAACATTTAAATTAATTTACCACAATGTTTGGGAGAAATGGTATAAACCACGTTGCGAAGAAGAAGGCTGGTGGGATGACCAAGACCTTGCTCATAAAGTTTTGGAGCATTCAACGAATGAACTATCGCGCTATCCAGCAGTGTTCTGTGACGAGGCTCAGGATTTCACTAGCATTGAACTTGAGTTGATTGAGCGTTTATCTCTTTATTCTGACCGCAAATTACCTAGCCATCGTGCTAAGGATGTTCCGTTTGCCTTTGCTGGCGATCCTTTTCAAACGTTGAACCCCACTGGATTCAACTGGAATGCAGCGCAAGCGAGCTTTCACAAGAATATTGTTCAGCAACTCGATAGCAGCGGTTCTGCCAAACTAAAATTTAATTTTCAAGAACTGTCCTTCAATTACCGCTCATCAGAACAAATTGTCAAGCTGGCAAACTTAATTCAGCTTTTACGAGGGAGGCTGCTACGTATTAAAGGGCTACGTCCACAGCAAAGCTGGACGGGACAAGAAACCATCAGTCCTGTATGCTTCCGCGCCAATGATGCAAGTTGTCAGAATGCTATTCGAGAACAAGAGGAACTGGTTATCATTATTCCTTGTCAAGAGAACGGCGAACAGGAATATGTCAAAGGCGATAATTTTCTTTCTAGTTTTGCTTTAGAGAATGAGCAGGTTTTCAGAAATATTTTAAGTCCAGCAAGAGCTAAAGGATTAGAGTATAAGCGTGTATTGCTATATAAATTTGGTGAAGAAGTAATAAAACGAGTGCCGGAATTGCTGCAACATATTAATGACCCGAATCGTGAACCTCCTGAGATTGACAAACGTTTAGAATGGGAGTATTTCCTTAACCAATTTTATGTTGCAGTAAGCCGCGCTCGCAAACGTTTGTTTATCGTAGATTCCGATCAAGCACTAAATGAGTTCTGGAAATTTACAGACATCCAAAAACAACGTGAACTGCTTACCTTATATCAAAATATCAATAGTAATGAACAGTGGAGTCTTGAAAACATAGGTGGCATAATAAAAGGTGACGACAGTAGTTGGTCAGACGATCGTGATGATCCCTTGAGATTAGCTGAGGATTATGAGGCTCAAGGCCGTAGCCAACGAGATGAGTATCTGCTAAATCTTGCTAGATCGAACTATCATCGTGCTAACCGTCCTGAGAAAGCCAACCTTTGTCAAGCAGCAGCCTATGAATTTAGCGAAGATTTTGCAAAGGCAGGTAATTTATTTAAAGAGCTAGGGCGAGCCAACGATGCTTGTCGGTGCTATTGGTCTGGAAAAGATGCACCTGCAATTACCAACTTGTTTGAAAGCTTTCCTGAAATTGCCAACGACCCACGCTACATAGCATCAAGTGTAATTACACAGAATCAAAATACCGTTCAACGAGTTGACCCTCTACTGACTGCGTTAGAAAATGTTCAATCCCTAGTATCTGAGGGTTCCAGGGAAATTAGTGCATGGCAGTGGTTTTTTGAGGAACTTATTACTAAAGTTGAGCAGGCTATTGAACCGAGCAGCGA
It encodes the following:
- a CDS encoding UvrD-helicase domain-containing protein — its product is MTVFYVYLTKQCSDDATNHGVIEDIKKFAEKLEKDQSTRGLDPFPKPYWKKAVAKGRIVIEEYPLNEEDIILLCLSRYFVRGDREYELFCEDPEKFGNKNKISESEVKEIIEQRKQQPITPKQDLSHIELQYLQSTSSHHLTDDVVFLESYDWVERISQEDIKDYLLRYYDLIFNSLISKIADGEWTSEGDLVEDSKNSKIKILYRYFPEHRRILLISPLNANNNNDQEELREKYKDILGNSQVELEKIVRRSRRAYPSLITYFDDTWMQVQKSAEANLALSPEEESILELISNSGSGSLKYPLFINGRPGSGKSTILQYLFSEHLTQYLKISDSNSLPNPPLYLTYSTPLLKQARSCVENILKCGAKHIEDGYNLQDNQKLEHILQQSFRDFHKFLLEQLPVQLKENFVPANYINFERFRKEWDIKRKSHPESKVRKISSELAWHAIRTFIKGMQNESGAEIDPEFYEFELDRDAKSISDKTFKLIYHNVWEKWYKPRCEEEGWWDDQDLAHKVLEHSTNELSRYPAVFCDEAQDFTSIELELIERLSLYSDRKLPSHRAKDVPFAFAGDPFQTLNPTGFNWNAAQASFHKNIVQQLDSSGSAKLKFNFQELSFNYRSSEQIVKLANLIQLLRGRLLRIKGLRPQQSWTGQETISPVCFRANDASCQNAIREQEELVIIIPCQENGEQEYVKGDNFLSSFALENEQVFRNILSPARAKGLEYKRVLLYKFGEEVIKRVPELLQHINDPNREPPEIDKRLEWEYFLNQFYVAVSRARKRLFIVDSDQALNEFWKFTDIQKQRELLTLYQNINSNEQWSLENIGGIIKGDDSSWSDDRDDPLRLAEDYEAQGRSQRDEYLLNLARSNYHRANRPEKANLCQAAAYEFSEDFAKAGNLFKELGRANDACRCYWSGKDAPAITNLFESFPEIANDPRYIASSVITQNQNTVQRVDPLLTALENVQSLVSEGSREISAWQWFFEELITKVEQAIEPSSEDARSSWRPLVEGVITTLNRLNFSPKDHSNIAKLYYSVGEFQKTVTYWAEYSRTQKKPQQPIWVTRSWAKIEPYPQNIKYYHQLQDYKAVIDAWRSADRPISETPVNLILECAGKIGDLAAIRSLLPACNDIGKVTDLIKETKSELINEAFGAIIVAFFQCLEKNSDWSNIVRFACERKLDLKNLKGVQKQQYESLYEQLEKVKIEQYVTIAAAVRVLARSERLAAEAAEKRDYNQIISNFLESYLIVDDHTTEKQAIMQSVHSIIEIKEVGAAFERAFKLTSALKYYDQLFKNDSFTKKYLAPSDEDILFAQRRWIKCKYRLADLPETAQDKIKADRLRKEADQLANKFGISNDPETDYPELGAIAELNIPTCQKENFSEPYQPETIAPNAIALTGESPEPEKLSTYFSVKGELELVVKDLKLKVEIKMQKQRVSLTRVDTEDHVSCSPKKVSSEDVSVEQLQDISSTVKVWEIKEWNIQCEIQAYANNCIIRLKTSEGKPIIGFELPKISS
- a CDS encoding DUF3616 domain-containing protein produces the protein MQDKNSAIEQVLLRFQHDVENSRKQLSAIVFTPGNHLWLGSDETSSLERLFSTNGKTFENHERFKLADFITLPIDTETEVDIEGIDYAENYLWLVGSHSLKRKRAKSDKSDLENIRRLEKIEPEKNRFLLARIPVLAEELQKSCRHPENPDRELRAATLETTKSGNLLTDALLEDPHIAPFLKANIPGKENGFDIEGLAVYKEKIFLGLRGPVLRGWAIVLEIQVEESAPNTLKLKKVDGKLYKKHFLDLSGLGIRDLRVDGEDLLILAGPTMDIDGPVKLYRWQNGVNVSDDVLSKPKAILDIPFGDREDHAEGIAFISNPEKPKSLLVVYDSPAKKTRLQGDDGVLADIFQL